A window of Halichoerus grypus chromosome 12, mHalGry1.hap1.1, whole genome shotgun sequence contains these coding sequences:
- the TAS2R3 gene encoding taste receptor type 2 member 3: MSGLEKWMFLVLFATEFILGMLGNGFIVLVNGSSWFKNKTVSLSDFIVTNLALSRIVLLWILLVDGVLMVFSSKIHDEGIVMQIIDIFWTFTKHLSIWLATCLSVLYCLKIGSFSHPTFLWLKWRVSRVVVHMILGALFLSCVSAISLIQEVKIYSVLSGIEGTGNVTEHFRKKRNEYKVIHVLGTLWNLPPLIVSLATYFLLILSLGRHMQQLQQGGISSRDPSTEAHQRAIKIIVSFFFLVLLYFLAFLITSSSYFIPGSEMVNIIGEVVTVFYPASHSFILILGNNKLKQTFVEMLWCEPGHRKPGFKGPFAP; this comes from the coding sequence ATGTCAGGGCTGGAGAAATGGATGTTCCTGGTTCTGTTTGCCACTGAGTTCATTCTGGGGATGCTGGGGAATGGTTTCATAGTACTGGTCAATGGCAGCAGCTGGTTCAAGAACAAGACGGTCTCTTTGTCTGACTTCATCGTCACTAACCTGGCTCTCTCCAGGATCGTTCTGCTGTGGATTCTCTTGGTTGATGGTGTTTTAATGGTGTTCTCTTCCAAAATACATGATGAAGGGATAGTGATGCAGATTATTGATATTTTCTGGACATTTACAAAGCACCTGAGCATTTGGCTTGCCACCTGTCTCAGTGTCCTCTACTGCCTGAAAATTGGCAGTTTCTCCCATCCTACATTCCTCTGGCTCAAGTGGAGAGTTTCCAGGGTGGTCGTACACATGATTTTGGGTGCCCTGTTCTTATCGTGTGTCAGTGCCATATCTCTGATCCAGGAAGTTAAGATCTATTCTGTTCTCAGTGGGATCGAAGGCACAGGGAATGTGACCGAGcactttagaaagaaaagaaatgaatacaaagTGATCCATGTTCTTGGGACTCTGTGGAACCTCCCTCCTCTAATTGTGTCTCTGGCCACCTACTTTCTGCTCATCCTTTCTCTGGGGAGACACATGCAGCAGCTGCAGCAAGGTGGCATCAGCTCCAGAGATCCAAGCACTGAGGCCCACCAGAGAGCCATCAAAATCATcgtctctttcttctttctcgtCCTGCTTTACTTTCTGGCCTTTTTGATTACATCATCCAGTTATTTCATACCAGGATCTGAGATGGTTAATATAATCGGAGAAGTAGTTACAGTGTTTTATCCTGCTAGCCACTCATTCATTCTCATTCTGGGAAACAACAAGCTGAAGCAGACATTTGTGGAGATGCTGTGGTGTGAGCCTGGCCATCGGAAGCCTGGATTCAAGGGACCTTTTGCCCCATAG
- the TAS2R4 gene encoding LOW QUALITY PROTEIN: taste receptor type 2 member 4 (The sequence of the model RefSeq protein was modified relative to this genomic sequence to represent the inferred CDS: inserted 4 bases in 3 codons; deleted 2 bases in 1 codon; substituted 1 base at 1 genomic stop codon), translating into MLQIFFFSAIIVSAVLNFAGLIVNLFIXVANYQTWLKSPRISSSNRILFSLGITRFLMLGLFLLNIIYFFISPNVERSVPLSTFFLLCWMFLDSKSLWLVTLLYALYCVKITDFQHAVFLLLKXNLSPKIPRLLLACGLLSAFTTLLYVVLRQTSCFPEFVPGRNGTGCDINKSVLSLVXSLVLRSFLQFFINVTSASLFIHSLRTHIQKMQKNATIFWNPQTEAHVGAMKLMIYFLILYIXYSVATLLHYFPFVGMDLGARCICMVISTIYPPGHSVLIILTHPKLKTKAKEILCFNK; encoded by the exons ATGCTTCAgatattctttttctctgccaTTATTGTCTCAGCAGTTTTGAATTTTGCAGGACTCATTGTGAATCTGTTTA CAGTGGCCAATTATCAGACTTGGCTCAAAAGCCCCAGAATCTCCTCTTCTAATAGGATCCTCTTCAGCTTGGGCATCACCAGGTTTCTTATGCTGGGACTGTTTCTACTCAACATCATCTACTTCTTCATCTCTCCAAATGTGGAAAGGTCAGTGCCCTTATCTACTTTTTTCCTGTTGTGTTGGATGTTTTTGGACTCTAAA AGTCTCTGGCTTGTCACCTTGCTCTATGCCTTGTACTGCGTCAAGATTACGGACTTCCAACACGCAGTATTTCTCCTGCTGAAATGAAATCTTTCCCCAAAGATCCCCAGGCTGCTGCTAGCCTGTGGGCTGCTTTCTGCCTTCACCACTCTCCTGTATGTTGTGCTCAGACAGACATCATGCTTTCCTGAATTTGTGCCTGGGAGAAATGGTACAGGATGTGACATCAATAAGAGCGTCTTGTCTTTGGT ATCTCTGGTCTTGCGCTCATTTCTCCAGTTCTTCATTAATGTGACTTCTGCTTCCTTGTTCATACATTCCTTGAGGACACATATACAGAAGATGCAGAAAAACGCCACTATTTTTTGGAATCCCCAGACTGAAGCTCATGTGGGTGCTATGAAGCTCATGATCTATTTCCTCATCCTGTATA CCTATTCAGTTGCTACTCTGCTACATTATTTCCCTTTTGTTGGGATGGATTTGGGAGCCAGATGCATCTGCATGGTTATTTCCACCATTTACCCTCCAGGACATTCTGTTCTCATTATTCTCACACATCCtaaactgaaaacaaaagcaaaggagaTACTTTGTTTCAACAAGTAG
- the PRSS37 gene encoding putative inactive serine protease 37 codes for MKFIFYLGVLAGTLFSAHSSVQKEDHAPYLVYLKSHFNPCVGVLIKNNWVLAPAHCYLPNLKVMLGNFRIRVRDGTEQAINPIKIIRYWNFSHSNPQDDLMLIKLEKPARLNNKVQPLPLATSNVRPGTVCLLSGLDWSQDNNGRHPDLRQNLEAPVMSDKECQKTQQGKSHRNSLCVKFVKAFSRIFGEVAVATVICKNKLQGIEVGHFMGGDVGIYTNVHKYIPWIESITKEK; via the exons ATGAAATTTATCTTCTATTTGGGTGTCCTTGCTG GGACACTTTTCTCTGCTCACTCGTCTGTGCAGAAAGAAGACCATGCTCCCTATCTGGTATACCTCAAGTCTCACTTCAACCCCTGCGTGGGTGTCCTCATCAAAAACAACTGGGTGCTAGCCCCAGCTCACTGCTACTTACC aaaCCTGAAAGTGATGCTGGGAAATTTCAGGATCAGAGTCAGAGATGGCACAGAGCAGGCAATTAACCCCATCAAGATTATCCGCTACTGGAACTTTAGCCATAGCAACCCCCAGGATGACCTCATGCTCATTAAGCTGGAGAAACCTGCCAGACTCAATAACAAagtccagccccttcccctcgcCACCAGCAACGTCCGGCCAGGCACCGTCTGTCTGCTCTCAGGTTTGGACTGGAGCCAAGACAACAACG GCAGACACCCTGATTTAAGGCAGAACCTGGAGGCCCCTGTGATGTCTGATAAAGAGTGTCAGAAAACCCAACAAGGAAAAAGCCACCGGAACTCCTTATGTGTTAAATTTGTGAAAGCCTTCAGCCGAATTTTTGGG GAGGTGGCCGTCGCTACCGTGATCTGCAAAAACAAGCTCCAGGGGATCGAGGTTGGACACTTCATGGGAGGAGATGTCGGAATCTACACCAATGTTCACAAATATATACCCTGGATTGAAAGCATCACTAAAGAAAAATGA